From a region of the Mytilus galloprovincialis chromosome 3, xbMytGall1.hap1.1, whole genome shotgun sequence genome:
- the LOC143067976 gene encoding uncharacterized protein LOC143067976 isoform X1, with product MEEDTLDHRFRRRRSGRRSSSILKTKNPLLDIDTNQAVTEVIPRKKARISSSRRVSFAETYQVKEFQRDSPHRWLPDPESEDDSSPELERLPDVPQHTSRSEIQGLDKLLTGPIQNNLPSEEQIESELPLSHENVPFIQSGPNHTILQTDDMDMTDCFEKSKSNVEKPLVDDFGDNYGASFSINNLDAKSFLTSIGKPVLENISEKLFLPEKKFSSPDSNNMYKVEQESDFHTLINTSINKYTALSTSVTTIAGASVTFTTNVTSRKPLTSISDRSAFTPITTESFNPLDEADRPVSKVDGLSFLKQLTFKAPESPLDKYEERTIVFDGNDMEETEVLTKCIQNSEPLFSESVKVPSFLKSKMTSERSNNKMFFGQGNEMGNHTVFFGEDNNMEDTEVIRSQINFDALPNQKSKNTFLFDSVKRNENIMAKDETEKTQIFDRGLDMEQTEMLTGKLNYNECLETIGTAKATLSDNSLMEETGLITGKIDLVHSSKLLEKNKTVLYKNDDMEETNVLTSINPVGCRKSFGTDKKNKTCLFPDGNDMEQTTVFTNKIELPVLSKSNKQEDTKISDNSMEETNVLAQKIELPNRAKNIDISRGVSFDNKTLLYHESNDMEETRTVAGKIDIITKSDKEQERENRTKIFNETNYMEETCTVTSKLSELSYVKENKTTIFTENNGMEETCALTSKVEYLSCVKTTSLTTGNTILDQADGDVVNRNYKSPTVGNNTIVFNEENQMEQTRPINTTIKLDSRSQSSKSMHLSEGLKNKTVIFPDDNEMEQTQALTGKLEMGSHLSKDKTLLFKDNNEMEQTQAFTGKLEMGSHLLKDKTLLFKDNNEMEQTRALTGKLEMGSHLLKDKTSLFKDNNEMEQTQAFTGKLEMGSHLLKDKTLLFKDNNDMEQTQAMTGKLEVGLSSSPDREDKDTNQPDVIKRLSEADSDTTQNKTEQFKDGEEMVYTNTGAERLESLTENDIVKNKYHQDIEVISQNHSPGLNMLEPEVNLTSEIENYKNVGKNKKKGGISSLIDKMRKDMNGENDKNSDNTETRRESASPDITDGFFFKYKAQLESVKKNAENFNNDFNGGNLNLTDMIERMDKNACKSLGLQTRTPSGKMFVTSRDFSSEVRPPLRGSTVKISERVTQTEHKTTHEMGQHQPMHCSKELFSHNGPDFENGESPLPILEASSNITVRGRSKSDGRADNSLELPGGITDIYMPAELLTSTTISSVPPETTNYQLNLTSSSGAIIESDSSHSNLTCSSGSRSIIEINMEDYLKQSMMNDSDDGSMTVEHFCRRINVIVPFWLKERSQMARQSIATLKKVDKDSIRGQIEAKYVHEPYISVYNTVIEQAKEKLSVLKPQTKELLDTIKEEQPAVFDVGMKGSEEQKYEMKEKVTVMRKYCSKQVDKKWKDMKLHCHEQFYDVIKEKREKLSEEVNGVVQASDTIQEELSVLSNASNQLDKLILELEQKPLPEPEDIEYLNSLDQEVKQKEQEMEGLKETQVDLEREKLNLQTEKSKLQREEENINNEEEADDNIMVQLEIQELEEKLDTIESLTEWHIESYEDDFITFLFYDNTLRLSINKQREPDNGQTKIASAHVQSLLQDSASPCMKLIQAMILQQINNGDSLHQTFRYISDLPEFLFQLLQKLSMIVLNARCLKRQITSLSLNYIVTVYNDFIVVEKWSLKSLRKVNIKLTFSVEDACCNILHEVTVKMGRIRAEDVQDQMRSVSRGHNYLVKLCDSVDLDVLPDSSKFS from the exons atcTTGAAGACAAAAAATCCTCTGTTAGATATTGATACAAATCAGGCA GTGACAGAGGTTATACCAAGGAAAAAAGCAAGAATTTCATCATCAAGGAGAGTAAGCTTTGCTGAAACATACCAAGTAAA AGAATTTCAAAGAGACTCTCCCCATAGATGGCTACCAGACCCTGAATCTGAAG ATGATTCTAGTCCAGAACTTGAGAG ACTGCCTGATGTTCCACAGCATACCAGCAGAAGTGAAATTCAAG GTTTAGATAAGTTGTTAACAGGACCTATACAGAACAATTTGCCTTCTGAAGAACAAATT GAATCAGAATTGCCGTTATCACACGAGAATGTTCCATTCATACAGAGTGGTCCCAATCACACAATATTGCAAACTGATGATATGGACATGACAGACTGTTTTGAAAAGTCAAAGTCAAATGTAGAAAAACCTCTTGTTGATGACTTTGGTGACAACTATGGTGCATCTTTTTCCATTAATAATTTGGATGCCAAATCATTTCTTACAAGCATAGGAAAACCCGTTTTGGAAAa taTTTCAGAGAAGCTATTTTTACCAGAAAAGAAGTTTTCCAGTCCTGACAGCAACAACATGTATAAAGTGGAACAAGAATCAGATTTCCATACATTGATTAATACTTCAATAAACAAGTACACAGCGTTAAGTACGAGTGTGACAACAATAGCAGGAGCCTCTGTAACATTCACCACGAATGTCACATCACGCAAACCTCTCACCAGTATCAGTGACAGATCAGCATTTACACCTATAACAACAGAATCATTTAATCCACTGGATGAGGCTGATAGACCAGTTTCTAAAGTTGATGGATTATCATTCTTAAAACAGTTGACCTTCAAAGCACCTGAGTCACCTCTAGATAAATATGAAGAAAGGACAATTGTATTTGATGGCAATGACATGGAAGAGACTGAGGTTCTCACAAAATGTATTCAAAATAGTGAACCATTGTTTTCAGAGTCTGTCAAAGTACCTAGCTTCTTGAAATCAAAGATGACATCAGAAAGAAGCAACAACAAAATGTTTTTTGGGCAGGGCAATGAGATGGGCAACCATACAGTGTTTTTTGGGGAGGATAACAATATGGAGGACACTGAGGTTATACGAAGCCAAATCAATTTTGATGCACTGCCTAATCAGAAATCGAAAAATACATTTCTCTTTGATAGTGTGAAGCGGAATGAAAACATTATGGCTAAGGATGAGACAGAAAAGACCCAGATATTTGACAGGGGGCTTGACATGGAACAGACTGAAATGTTAACAGGAAAACTGAATTATAATGAATGTCTCGAGACTATTGGCACAGCCAAAGCCACTTTGTCTGATAATAGTTTAATGGAAGAAACTGGTCTTATTACAGGTAAAATTGATCTTGTACATTCAAGTAaacttcttgaaaaaaataaaactgttttgtATAAGAATGATGACATGGAAGAAACTAATGTACTAACTAGTATCAATCCTGTGGGATGTCGAAAGTCGTTTGGTACTGATAAAAAGAACAAAACGTGTTTGTTCCCAGATGGCAATGATATGGAACAGACAACTGTGTTTACAAACAAAATAGAACTTCCTGTTCTGAGTAAATCAAATAAACAGGAAGACACAAAGATATCAGATAATAGTATGGAAGAAACAAATGTACTTGCACAAAAAATTGAATTACCCAACAGGgcaaaaaatatagatatatcaAGAGGTGTCAGCTTTGACAATAAAACATTGTTGTACCATGAAAGTAATGATATGGAAGAAACGCGAACTGTCGCAGGCAAAATTGATATTATCACAAAATCAGATAAAGAGCAAGAAAGAGAGAATAGAACAAAAATATTCAATGAAACAAACTATATGGAAGAAACATGCACAGTCACATCAAAGTTGAGCGAGCTGTCATatgttaaagaaaataaaactacCATCTTTACAGAAAACAATGGAATGGAAGAAACCTGTGCATTGACATCTAAAGTTGAATATCTGTCTTGTGTTAAAACAACATCACTTACAACAGGAAATACCATATTGGATCAAGCTGATGGAGATGTGGTAAATAGAAATTATAAATCGCCCACTGTGGGGAACAATACCATAGTATTTAATGAAGAAAATCAGATGGAGCAAACCAGACCAATAAATACAACAATCAAACTAGATTCCAGGAGCCAAAGTTCTAAATCAATGCATTTAAGTGAgggactgaaaaataaaacagtgaTTTTTCCTGATGATAATGAAATGGAACAAACTCAAGCATTGACAGGAAAATTAGAGATGGGTTCTCATCTTTCTAAGGATAAAACATTGCTGTTCAAAGATAATAATGAAATGGAACAAACTCAAGCATTCACAGGAAAATTAGAGATGGGTTCTCATCTTTTGAAGGATAAAACATTGCTGTTTAAAGATAATAATGAAATGGAACAAACTCGAGCATTGACAGGAAAATTAGAGATGGGTTCTCATCTTTTGAAGGATAAAACATCGCTGTTCAAAGATAATAATGAAATGGAACAAACTCAAGCATTCACAGGAAAATTAGAGATGGGTTCTCATCTTTTGAAGGATAAAACATTGCTGTTTAAAGATAATAATGATATGGAACAAACTCAAGCAATGACAGGAAAATTAGAGGTTGGTCTTAGTAGTTCTCCTGATCGTGAAGATAAAGATACTAATCAGCCAGATGTCATTAAAAGGTTGTCGGAAGCAGACTCTGATACAACCCAAAACAAGACAGAGCAATTCAAAGATGGTGAAGAAATGGTATATACAAATACAGGTGCAGAGAGGTTAGAATCGTTAACAGAAAAtgacattgttaaaaataaatatcatcaagACATAGAAGTAATTAGTCAAAATCATTCACCTGGTTTGAATATGTTAGAGCCTGAGGTAAATTTAACCAGTGAgattgaaaactacaaaaatgttgggaaaaataagaaaaaaggaGGAATATCAAGTTTGATTGACAAAATGAGAAAGGATATGAATggagaaaatgataaaaattcagATAACACTGAAACTAGAAGAGAAAGTGCCAGTCCAGATATAACTGATGGtttcttttttaagtataaagCACAACTAGAGAGTGTTAAGAAAAATGCAGAGAATTTTAACAATGACTTTAATGGTGGCAATCTAAATTTAACAGATATGATAgaaagaatggacaaaaatgcatgTAAGAGCTTGGGCTTACAAACACGAACTCCTAGTGGTAAAATGTTTGTGACATCCAGAGACTTTTCTTCTGAGGTGAGACCACCTCTCAGAGGAAGTACTGTAAAGATATCCGAACGTGTTACACAAACAGAACATAAAACAACTCATGAAATGGGTCAGCATCAACCAATGCATTGTTCAAAGGAGTTATTTTCACATAATGGTCCAGACTTTGAGAATGGAGAATCTCCCCTGCCAATCTTAGAAGCCAGTTCCAACATCACAGTAAGGGGAAGATCAAAAAGTGATGGGAGGGCTGACAATTCATTGG AGTTACCAGGTGgaataacagatatatatatgcCAGCTGAACTGTTGACCAGTACTACAATATCAAGTGTTCCACCCGAAACAACAAACTACCAGCTGAACCTGACCTCTAGCAGTGGTGCTATCATAGAGTCTGATAGTAGCCACTCTAATCTCACATGTAGTAGTGGGTCAAGATCTATCATTGAGATAAATATGGAGGATTATCTTAAACAATCTATG ATGAATGACAGTGATGATGGTTCCATGACAGTAGAACATTTCTGTAGGAGGATCAATGTGATAGTACCATTTTGGTTGAAAGAAAGGAGTCAAATGGCAAGACAGAGCATTGCCACATTAAAA AAAGTAGATAAAGACAGCATCAGGGGTCAGATTGAAGCAAAATATGTCCATGAACCATACATCAGTGTATACAATACAGTGATAGAACAAGCTAAAGAGAAATTGTCTGT GTTAAAACCACAGACAAAAGAACTACTTGACACTATTAAGGAGGAGCAGCCAGCAGTGTTTGATGTGGGTATGAAGGGATCAGAAGAACAG aaatatgaaatgaaagaaaaagtaACTGTTATGAGAAAATATTGTTCAAAACAAGTGGATAAGAAGTGGAAAGATATGAAATTACATTGCCATGAGCAATTTTATGACGTTATAAAG GAAAAACGTGAGAAATTGAGTGAAGAAGTAAACGGAGTTGTTCAAGCTAGTGATACTATACAAGAAGAGCTATCAGTGTTGTCAAATG CTTCAAATCAGTTAGATAAATTGATCCTAGAATTAGAGCAGAAACCTCTACCAGAACCAGAAGACatagaatatttaaattcattagATCAAGAAGTTAAACAAAAAGAACAAG aaatGGAAGGATTAAAGGAAACTCAAGTTGATCTAGAGAG AGAAAAACTGAACCTACagacagaaaaatcaaaactacagagagaagaagaaaatataaacaatgaAGAGGAGGCAGATGACAATATAATGGTACAACTGGAAATTCAAGAACTAGAGGAAAAACTTGATACCATTGAAAG ttTGACAGAATGGCATATTGAAAGTTATGAAGATGATttcattacatttttattttacgataATACCTTGCGACTGTCAATTAATAAACAAAGAGAACCAGATAATGGACAAACAAAAATAGCTTCAGCCCATGTGCAATCATTATTACAAG ATTCTGCCAGTCCTTGCATGAAGTTGATACAGGCTATGATAttacaacaaataaataatggaGATTCTTTACACCAAACCTTCAGATATATATCAGATTTACCAGAG TTTCTTTTTCAGTTGTTGCAGAAGCTGTCCATGATTGTTCTGAATGCTAGGTGCCTTAAACGACAAATTACGTCTCTAAGTTTAAACTATATTGTGACAGTATATAACGACTT TATTGTGGTTGAGAAGTGGTCACTTAAATCTTTAAGGAAAGTTAACATTAAATTAACATTTAGTGTGGAGGATGCTTGCTGTAACATATTGCATGAAGTTACTGTAAAGATGGGTAGAATAAG aGCAGAAGATGTACAGGACCAGATGCGTAGTGTGTCTAGAGGACACAATTATCTTGTTAAACTTTGTGATTCTGTTGATCTTGATGTTCTACCTGATAGCAGCAAGTTTTCATGA
- the LOC143067976 gene encoding uncharacterized protein LOC143067976 isoform X2, translated as MEEDTLDHRFRRRRSGRRSSSILKTKNPLLDIDTNQAVTEVIPRKKARISSSRRVSFAETYQVKEFQRDSPHRWLPDPESEDDSSPELERLPDVPQHTSRSEIQGLDKLLTGPIQNNLPSEEQIESELPLSHENVPFIQSGPNHTILQTDDMDMTDCFEKSKSNVEKPLVDDFGDNYGASFSINNLDAKSFLTSIGKPVLENISEKLFLPEKKFSSPDSNNMYKVEQESDFHTLINTSINKYTALSTSVTTIAGASVTFTTNVTSRKPLTSISDRSAFTPITTESFNPLDEADRPVSKVDGLSFLKQLTFKAPESPLDKYEERTIVFDGNDMEETEVLTKCIQNSEPLFSESVKVPSFLKSKMTSERSNNKMFFGQGNEMGNHTVFFGEDNNMEDTEVIRSQINFDALPNQKSKNTFLFDSVKRNENIMAKDETEKTQIFDRGLDMEQTEMLTGKLNYNECLETIGTAKATLSDNSLMEETGLITGKIDLVHSSKLLEKNKTVLYKNDDMEETNVLTSINPVGCRKSFGTDKKNKTCLFPDGNDMEQTTVFTNKIELPVLSKSNKQEDTKISDNSMEETNVLAQKIELPNRAKNIDISRGVSFDNKTLLYHESNDMEETRTVAGKIDIITKSDKEQERENRTKIFNETNYMEETCTVTSKLSELSYVKENKTTIFTENNGMEETCALTSKVEYLSCVKTTSLTTGNTILDQADGDVVNRNYKSPTVGNNTIVFNEENQMEQTRPINTTIKLDSRSQSSKSMHLSEGLKNKTVIFPDDNEMEQTQALTGKLEMGSHLSKDKTLLFKDNNEMEQTQAFTGKLEMGSHLLKDKTLLFKDNNEMEQTRALTGKLEMGSHLLKDKTSLFKDNNEMEQTQAFTGKLEMGSHLLKDKTLLFKDNNDMEQTQAMTGKLEVGLSSSPDREDKDTNQPDVIKRLSEADSDTTQNKTEQFKDGEEMVYTNTGAERLESLTENDIVKNKYHQDIEVISQNHSPGLNMLEPEVNLTSEIENYKNVGKNKKKGGISSLIDKMRKDMNGENDKNSDNTETRRESASPDITDGFFFKYKAQLESVKKNAENFNNDFNGGNLNLTDMIERMDKNACKSLGLQTRTPSGKMFVTSRDFSSEVRPPLRGSTVKISERVTQTEHKTTHEMGQHQPMHCSKELFSHNGPDFENGESPLPILEASSNITVRGRSKSDGRADNSLELPGGITDIYMPAELLTSTTISSVPPETTNYQLNLTSSSGAIIESDSSHSNLTCSSGSRSIIEINMEDYLKQSMMNDSDDGSMTVEHFCRRINVIVPFWLKERSQMARQSIATLKKVDKDSIRGQIEAKYVHEPYISVYNTVIEQAKEKLSVLKPQTKELLDTIKEEQPAVFDVGMKGSEEQKYEMKEKVTVMRKYCSKQVDKKWKDMKLHCHEQFYDVIKEKREKLSEEVNGVVQASDTIQEELSVLSNASNQLDKLILELEQKPLPEPEDIEYLNSLDQEVKQKEQEMEGLKETQVDLEREKLNLQTEKSKLQREEENINNEEEADDNIMVQLEIQELEEKLDTIESLTEWHIESYEDDFITFLFYDNTLRLSINKQREPDNGQTKIASAHVQSLLQDSASPCMKLIQAMILQQINNGDSLHQTFRYISDLPELLQKLSMIVLNARCLKRQITSLSLNYIVTVYNDFIVVEKWSLKSLRKVNIKLTFSVEDACCNILHEVTVKMGRIRAEDVQDQMRSVSRGHNYLVKLCDSVDLDVLPDSSKFS; from the exons atcTTGAAGACAAAAAATCCTCTGTTAGATATTGATACAAATCAGGCA GTGACAGAGGTTATACCAAGGAAAAAAGCAAGAATTTCATCATCAAGGAGAGTAAGCTTTGCTGAAACATACCAAGTAAA AGAATTTCAAAGAGACTCTCCCCATAGATGGCTACCAGACCCTGAATCTGAAG ATGATTCTAGTCCAGAACTTGAGAG ACTGCCTGATGTTCCACAGCATACCAGCAGAAGTGAAATTCAAG GTTTAGATAAGTTGTTAACAGGACCTATACAGAACAATTTGCCTTCTGAAGAACAAATT GAATCAGAATTGCCGTTATCACACGAGAATGTTCCATTCATACAGAGTGGTCCCAATCACACAATATTGCAAACTGATGATATGGACATGACAGACTGTTTTGAAAAGTCAAAGTCAAATGTAGAAAAACCTCTTGTTGATGACTTTGGTGACAACTATGGTGCATCTTTTTCCATTAATAATTTGGATGCCAAATCATTTCTTACAAGCATAGGAAAACCCGTTTTGGAAAa taTTTCAGAGAAGCTATTTTTACCAGAAAAGAAGTTTTCCAGTCCTGACAGCAACAACATGTATAAAGTGGAACAAGAATCAGATTTCCATACATTGATTAATACTTCAATAAACAAGTACACAGCGTTAAGTACGAGTGTGACAACAATAGCAGGAGCCTCTGTAACATTCACCACGAATGTCACATCACGCAAACCTCTCACCAGTATCAGTGACAGATCAGCATTTACACCTATAACAACAGAATCATTTAATCCACTGGATGAGGCTGATAGACCAGTTTCTAAAGTTGATGGATTATCATTCTTAAAACAGTTGACCTTCAAAGCACCTGAGTCACCTCTAGATAAATATGAAGAAAGGACAATTGTATTTGATGGCAATGACATGGAAGAGACTGAGGTTCTCACAAAATGTATTCAAAATAGTGAACCATTGTTTTCAGAGTCTGTCAAAGTACCTAGCTTCTTGAAATCAAAGATGACATCAGAAAGAAGCAACAACAAAATGTTTTTTGGGCAGGGCAATGAGATGGGCAACCATACAGTGTTTTTTGGGGAGGATAACAATATGGAGGACACTGAGGTTATACGAAGCCAAATCAATTTTGATGCACTGCCTAATCAGAAATCGAAAAATACATTTCTCTTTGATAGTGTGAAGCGGAATGAAAACATTATGGCTAAGGATGAGACAGAAAAGACCCAGATATTTGACAGGGGGCTTGACATGGAACAGACTGAAATGTTAACAGGAAAACTGAATTATAATGAATGTCTCGAGACTATTGGCACAGCCAAAGCCACTTTGTCTGATAATAGTTTAATGGAAGAAACTGGTCTTATTACAGGTAAAATTGATCTTGTACATTCAAGTAaacttcttgaaaaaaataaaactgttttgtATAAGAATGATGACATGGAAGAAACTAATGTACTAACTAGTATCAATCCTGTGGGATGTCGAAAGTCGTTTGGTACTGATAAAAAGAACAAAACGTGTTTGTTCCCAGATGGCAATGATATGGAACAGACAACTGTGTTTACAAACAAAATAGAACTTCCTGTTCTGAGTAAATCAAATAAACAGGAAGACACAAAGATATCAGATAATAGTATGGAAGAAACAAATGTACTTGCACAAAAAATTGAATTACCCAACAGGgcaaaaaatatagatatatcaAGAGGTGTCAGCTTTGACAATAAAACATTGTTGTACCATGAAAGTAATGATATGGAAGAAACGCGAACTGTCGCAGGCAAAATTGATATTATCACAAAATCAGATAAAGAGCAAGAAAGAGAGAATAGAACAAAAATATTCAATGAAACAAACTATATGGAAGAAACATGCACAGTCACATCAAAGTTGAGCGAGCTGTCATatgttaaagaaaataaaactacCATCTTTACAGAAAACAATGGAATGGAAGAAACCTGTGCATTGACATCTAAAGTTGAATATCTGTCTTGTGTTAAAACAACATCACTTACAACAGGAAATACCATATTGGATCAAGCTGATGGAGATGTGGTAAATAGAAATTATAAATCGCCCACTGTGGGGAACAATACCATAGTATTTAATGAAGAAAATCAGATGGAGCAAACCAGACCAATAAATACAACAATCAAACTAGATTCCAGGAGCCAAAGTTCTAAATCAATGCATTTAAGTGAgggactgaaaaataaaacagtgaTTTTTCCTGATGATAATGAAATGGAACAAACTCAAGCATTGACAGGAAAATTAGAGATGGGTTCTCATCTTTCTAAGGATAAAACATTGCTGTTCAAAGATAATAATGAAATGGAACAAACTCAAGCATTCACAGGAAAATTAGAGATGGGTTCTCATCTTTTGAAGGATAAAACATTGCTGTTTAAAGATAATAATGAAATGGAACAAACTCGAGCATTGACAGGAAAATTAGAGATGGGTTCTCATCTTTTGAAGGATAAAACATCGCTGTTCAAAGATAATAATGAAATGGAACAAACTCAAGCATTCACAGGAAAATTAGAGATGGGTTCTCATCTTTTGAAGGATAAAACATTGCTGTTTAAAGATAATAATGATATGGAACAAACTCAAGCAATGACAGGAAAATTAGAGGTTGGTCTTAGTAGTTCTCCTGATCGTGAAGATAAAGATACTAATCAGCCAGATGTCATTAAAAGGTTGTCGGAAGCAGACTCTGATACAACCCAAAACAAGACAGAGCAATTCAAAGATGGTGAAGAAATGGTATATACAAATACAGGTGCAGAGAGGTTAGAATCGTTAACAGAAAAtgacattgttaaaaataaatatcatcaagACATAGAAGTAATTAGTCAAAATCATTCACCTGGTTTGAATATGTTAGAGCCTGAGGTAAATTTAACCAGTGAgattgaaaactacaaaaatgttgggaaaaataagaaaaaaggaGGAATATCAAGTTTGATTGACAAAATGAGAAAGGATATGAATggagaaaatgataaaaattcagATAACACTGAAACTAGAAGAGAAAGTGCCAGTCCAGATATAACTGATGGtttcttttttaagtataaagCACAACTAGAGAGTGTTAAGAAAAATGCAGAGAATTTTAACAATGACTTTAATGGTGGCAATCTAAATTTAACAGATATGATAgaaagaatggacaaaaatgcatgTAAGAGCTTGGGCTTACAAACACGAACTCCTAGTGGTAAAATGTTTGTGACATCCAGAGACTTTTCTTCTGAGGTGAGACCACCTCTCAGAGGAAGTACTGTAAAGATATCCGAACGTGTTACACAAACAGAACATAAAACAACTCATGAAATGGGTCAGCATCAACCAATGCATTGTTCAAAGGAGTTATTTTCACATAATGGTCCAGACTTTGAGAATGGAGAATCTCCCCTGCCAATCTTAGAAGCCAGTTCCAACATCACAGTAAGGGGAAGATCAAAAAGTGATGGGAGGGCTGACAATTCATTGG AGTTACCAGGTGgaataacagatatatatatgcCAGCTGAACTGTTGACCAGTACTACAATATCAAGTGTTCCACCCGAAACAACAAACTACCAGCTGAACCTGACCTCTAGCAGTGGTGCTATCATAGAGTCTGATAGTAGCCACTCTAATCTCACATGTAGTAGTGGGTCAAGATCTATCATTGAGATAAATATGGAGGATTATCTTAAACAATCTATG ATGAATGACAGTGATGATGGTTCCATGACAGTAGAACATTTCTGTAGGAGGATCAATGTGATAGTACCATTTTGGTTGAAAGAAAGGAGTCAAATGGCAAGACAGAGCATTGCCACATTAAAA AAAGTAGATAAAGACAGCATCAGGGGTCAGATTGAAGCAAAATATGTCCATGAACCATACATCAGTGTATACAATACAGTGATAGAACAAGCTAAAGAGAAATTGTCTGT GTTAAAACCACAGACAAAAGAACTACTTGACACTATTAAGGAGGAGCAGCCAGCAGTGTTTGATGTGGGTATGAAGGGATCAGAAGAACAG aaatatgaaatgaaagaaaaagtaACTGTTATGAGAAAATATTGTTCAAAACAAGTGGATAAGAAGTGGAAAGATATGAAATTACATTGCCATGAGCAATTTTATGACGTTATAAAG GAAAAACGTGAGAAATTGAGTGAAGAAGTAAACGGAGTTGTTCAAGCTAGTGATACTATACAAGAAGAGCTATCAGTGTTGTCAAATG CTTCAAATCAGTTAGATAAATTGATCCTAGAATTAGAGCAGAAACCTCTACCAGAACCAGAAGACatagaatatttaaattcattagATCAAGAAGTTAAACAAAAAGAACAAG aaatGGAAGGATTAAAGGAAACTCAAGTTGATCTAGAGAG AGAAAAACTGAACCTACagacagaaaaatcaaaactacagagagaagaagaaaatataaacaatgaAGAGGAGGCAGATGACAATATAATGGTACAACTGGAAATTCAAGAACTAGAGGAAAAACTTGATACCATTGAAAG ttTGACAGAATGGCATATTGAAAGTTATGAAGATGATttcattacatttttattttacgataATACCTTGCGACTGTCAATTAATAAACAAAGAGAACCAGATAATGGACAAACAAAAATAGCTTCAGCCCATGTGCAATCATTATTACAAG ATTCTGCCAGTCCTTGCATGAAGTTGATACAGGCTATGATAttacaacaaataaataatggaGATTCTTTACACCAAACCTTCAGATATATATCAGATTTACCAGAG TTGTTGCAGAAGCTGTCCATGATTGTTCTGAATGCTAGGTGCCTTAAACGACAAATTACGTCTCTAAGTTTAAACTATATTGTGACAGTATATAACGACTT TATTGTGGTTGAGAAGTGGTCACTTAAATCTTTAAGGAAAGTTAACATTAAATTAACATTTAGTGTGGAGGATGCTTGCTGTAACATATTGCATGAAGTTACTGTAAAGATGGGTAGAATAAG aGCAGAAGATGTACAGGACCAGATGCGTAGTGTGTCTAGAGGACACAATTATCTTGTTAAACTTTGTGATTCTGTTGATCTTGATGTTCTACCTGATAGCAGCAAGTTTTCATGA
- the LOC143067978 gene encoding lysophospholipase-like protein 1 yields the protein MALSLMPRIVPQTKDVCKGAVFFLHGSGDTGIGIQDWLRSILDDDFKFPHLKVIFPTAPLRPYTPNNGGKSYVWFDRKNISPFVSEHETLDETAKSLSQLIQTEVDGGIPLSRIIIGGFSMGGAMSYHMAYRYFPQVPGVFALSSFLNNGSSVFKALDTVSDKSKLPKLFCCHGDLDQLVLPEWGLNTSKQLQDIGISTEFHKFNFYHEMNFKEISMLREWILKLIPENSSQL from the exons ATGGCATTGTCATTAATGCCAAGAATTGTTCCACAAACAAAAGATGTTTGTAAAGGAGCAGTTTTCTTCCTACATGGATCAG GTGACACTGGTATAGGAATACAAGACTGGTTGAGGTCAATTCTAGATGATGACTTTAAATTCCCTCATTTGAAGGTTATTTTTCCTACTGCTCCTTTAAG ACCTTACACACCTAATAATGGAGGGAAAAGCTATGTATGGTTTGACAGGAAAAATATTTCACCATTTGTATCTGAACATGAAACTTTAGATGAAACAGCTAAGAGTTTATCTCAGTTGATACAGACTGAAGTAGACGGAGGCATTCCTTTATCCAGAATTATTATAG GTGGATTTTCTATGGGAGGTGCTATGTCATATCACATGGCATACAGATATTTTCCACAAGTTCCAGGAGTGTTTGCTCTGTCCAGTTTTCTAAATAATGGATCCTCGGTGTTTAAG GCATTAGATACTGTAAGTGACAAATCAAAATTACCCAAGTTATTTTGTTGTCATGGTGATCTGGACCAACTTGTATTACCAGAATGGGGACTGAATACAAGCAAACAGTTACAAGACATTGGAATATCAACAGAGtttcataaatttaatttttatcatgAAATGAACTTTAAGGAAATCAGCATGTTGAGAGAATGGATTTTGAAATTAATACCAGAAAATTCAAGTCAATTGTGA